A stretch of DNA from Calditerricola satsumensis:
CCCCGACGTGGCCGAGATGTACCCCGAGCCGATCAAAACGACGGTGCACGTGGCCGACCTGAGCGCGCCCCTGTGCGGCGCGTCCCGTCCCGGTCACTTCGACGGCGTGGCCACCGTGGTGCTGAAGCTGTTTCACATCGTTCAGCCCGACTACGCCTTTTTTGGCCTGAAGGACGCCCAGCAGGTGGCGGTGGTCTCGCGCATGGTGCGCGACCTGAACGTCCCGGTGACCATCGTGCCCTGTCCCATCGTGCGCGAGGCGGACGGCCTGGCGATGAGCTCGCGCAACGTCTATCTGTCGCCGGAGGAACGCCGGCAGGCCACCGTGCTCTACGAAAGCCTGCAATGGGCGAAGGAGGCCGTGGCGACCGGCTTGCGCGACTGGGAGGCCCTCAAGCGCGGCGTGCGCGAACGCATCGCGCAAAAGCCGCTGGCGGAGATCGACTACGTCGACGTCCTGGCCTATCCCGATCTCGTCCCCCCGCGGGGCGTGCCGGGCGAACAGGTGCTGATCGCCGTGGCCGTGCGCTTCGGCCGCACGCGGCTCATCGACAACGCCCTCGTCACCCTCGAGTGAGGCCCGAAAGGGGGAAACGCCCATGTTTCGCACGATGATGAAGGCGAAAATCCATCGCGCCACGGTGACGGAGGCCAACCTCAACTACGTCGGCAGCATCACCATCGACGCCGACATCCTCGACGCGGTGGACATCCTGCCCAACGAAAAGGTGCAGGTGGTGAACAACCACAACGGCGCGCGCTTCGAGACGTACGTGATTCCCGGACCGCGCGGCAGCGGGGTGATCTGCCTGAACGGTGCGGCGGCCCGCCTCGTCCAGCCCGGCGACGTCATCATCATCATCTCCTACGCCCTCATGACCGACGAGGAAGCCCGCCGCCACCGCCCGCGCATCGCCATCATGGGCGAGGGAAATCGCATCGTCGAGCTCATCGGCGTCGAGGAGCACGCCGTGGTCAAGTAGCGCCTGTGGGCGCATGGTCCCCACTTCCCGGGCACAGACTGTGGACAAGAATGGGTTCCGGGAGGTGGGGGCTTGTGCTTATGGACGCCTTTTTCGACGCCATGCTGGAAGCCCTGGGACGCATCGAACGGGCATGGGCGACCGGAGACCCGGCCAAGCGGGCCCGGTTGGCCGAGGAGTTGGCCGCGTTGCGCGCGCTCAATGACCGCATCGTGGACCGGTGGCTCGAAGTGGAAGAGGCGCTGAGCCTGCTCGAAGGGGCGGTGAAGGGGGCAACCCACCCCGCGGCACAAGGGGCCAAGGCGCAGGCCCCACCCGCCGCTCCGCATCCGGGGAAGGCAAAAGGCGCGCACCCGGCAAACGGGATCGCTCCAAACGGCTCCCCCGAGGAGCGCGAGGGGCAGCAACCGTGGTTTCGCCAGGGCCTCGGCTATTTCAACCTGTTCATGTTTGATCAGGCGGAGGCCTGTTTTCGCCGCGCCGTGGCCGAGCACCCCGACGAAACCGTGATCCGCCTGTTCTTGGCGTGCACGCTGCTGTACACCGGCGCGTGGGCCGAGGCGGCCGAACGCTTTGCCGAACTGCTCCGAGCGCCGGACGCGAAGATCCGGGCGGTCAGCTGGAACGGCTTGGGCTGCCTGGCCGGCATGCGCGGCCAATATCGCGAGGCGCGGGACTGCTTCCGCAACGCCCTTCGCTGTCAGGACACGCCCGTGGTCCGCTACAACTTGGCCGTCGCCCTCCTGCATTCCCATTCTCCCGCCGAAGCCATCTCCTTGCTGGAACCGCTCGTGCGCGAGGACCCGCGCGATTGGGATGCCGCCTTGCTGCTTTTGCGGGCCTACCTGCGCGCAGGCAAACGGGAGAGTGCGGAGCGCCTCGGGTCACAGCTTTTGGCCGGGCAGTCGCCGCCGGCCGTCTTGAAGCAGGTGGCCGCCTGCCTCGAGGCGAACGGGCTGTACGGCGAGGCGGCCGACTGCTACCGCGCGGCGCTGGCCTACGACCGGCGGGACGCCGAGGCCCTGCATGGCCTGGGGTGGACGCTGTGGTTGGCCGGCCGCCCCGAGGGCATGGGCGTGTTGCAGAAGGCCCTGTCGCTGACGCGCCATCCCGACCACCACTTTTCCTACGCGTGGGTGCTCCTGCACAGCGGCGATGACCGAAGGGCCGAGCGGGTGGTTCGCGGCATCCTCGCCCGGCATCCCGATCACGTGCTGGGCCTGTCCACGCTCGTGATCCTCCTCATGCGCCGCGGCGAGCGCAGGAAGGCGCGCGTGCTGTGCGAGAAACTGCTGGTCCAGCCCACGATGGCGGCCCAGGCCCTCGGGAACTACCACGCGGGGCATCTG
This window harbors:
- the panD gene encoding aspartate 1-decarboxylase — translated: MFRTMMKAKIHRATVTEANLNYVGSITIDADILDAVDILPNEKVQVVNNHNGARFETYVIPGPRGSGVICLNGAAARLVQPGDVIIIISYALMTDEEARRHRPRIAIMGEGNRIVELIGVEEHAVVK
- a CDS encoding tetratricopeptide repeat protein, with amino-acid sequence MDAFFDAMLEALGRIERAWATGDPAKRARLAEELAALRALNDRIVDRWLEVEEALSLLEGAVKGATHPAAQGAKAQAPPAAPHPGKAKGAHPANGIAPNGSPEEREGQQPWFRQGLGYFNLFMFDQAEACFRRAVAEHPDETVIRLFLACTLLYTGAWAEAAERFAELLRAPDAKIRAVSWNGLGCLAGMRGQYREARDCFRNALRCQDTPVVRYNLAVALLHSHSPAEAISLLEPLVREDPRDWDAALLLLRAYLRAGKRESAERLGSQLLAGQSPPAVLKQVAACLEANGLYGEAADCYRAALAYDRRDAEALHGLGWTLWLAGRPEGMGVLQKALSLTRHPDHHFSYAWVLLHSGDDRRAERVVRGILARHPDHVLGLSTLVILLMRRGERRKARVLCEKLLVQPTMAAQALGNYHAGHLALMDGAFAEAAGRFDRAVALDPTLVEGYVYQGLAHLLNDDVPGARRAWEQYLASVHGLGPSLAPPPA
- the panC gene encoding pantoate--beta-alanine ligase, whose protein sequence is MKVVKRIDEVRAAVRQARQEGKRIGFVPTMGYLHEGHLSLIDRAREMTDYVVMSIFVNPLQFGPNEDYDRYPRDLERDERMARQRGVDLLFAPDVAEMYPEPIKTTVHVADLSAPLCGASRPGHFDGVATVVLKLFHIVQPDYAFFGLKDAQQVAVVSRMVRDLNVPVTIVPCPIVREADGLAMSSRNVYLSPEERRQATVLYESLQWAKEAVATGLRDWEALKRGVRERIAQKPLAEIDYVDVLAYPDLVPPRGVPGEQVLIAVAVRFGRTRLIDNALVTLE